In Triticum urartu cultivar G1812 chromosome 6, Tu2.1, whole genome shotgun sequence, the following proteins share a genomic window:
- the LOC125516335 gene encoding uncharacterized protein LOC125516335, which produces MQRGSKAMANHWGRIQLACNKWHGIVEEVAARPESGASVEDQLLRMFAMYRGDNQDADFKHLHVYKRIDKCEKWAEVRRALDKAKETYKPGATTPGASEGRPDGHKLAKKGKNTDAATARVQESIEHCLADAQARAILREEKNEARWSSLMKNKAIKLDLLRTNVAAKKRNTDMAFLMGGADML; this is translated from the exons atgcagcgcggctccaaggcgatggcgaaccattgggggcgtatccagttggcgtgcaacaaatggcatggAATCGTCGAGGAGGTCGCGGCTCGCCCGGAGAGCGGCGCCAGCGTTGAGGATCAG CTGCTGCGTATGTTCGCCATGTATCGGGGCGACAACCAAGACGCCGACTTCAAGCACCTCCACGTCTACAAGCGCATTGACaagtgcgagaagtgggcggaagtccgacgtgccctcgacaaggccaaggagacATACAAGCCGGGCGCGACGACTCCGGGCGCGTCAGAGGGGCGGCCGGACGGCCACAAATTGGCAAAGAAGGGGAAAAACACCGACGCGGCAACCGCGCGAGTGCAGGAGTCCATCGAGCATTGCCTCGCCGACGCCCAGGCCCGAGCCATCCTACGCGAAGAGAAGAACGAGGCGCGGTGGTCGTCGCTGATGAAGAACAAAGCCATCAAGCTCGACCTGCTCCGGACGAACGTCGCcgcgaagaagaggaacaccgacATGGCTTTTCTGATGGGCGGGGCGGACATGCTCTAG